One part of the Rutidosis leptorrhynchoides isolate AG116_Rl617_1_P2 chromosome 1, CSIRO_AGI_Rlap_v1, whole genome shotgun sequence genome encodes these proteins:
- the LOC139845329 gene encoding nucleosome assembly protein 1;4-like, whose translation MGSNKKEQKDVSDLGVTLPAAAAAHTEEDLACLVIALKNKLRNLSERHLDVPENLTPTVGKRIELLRDIQIEHYEMDAKFFEEIAALELKYQKQYETLYSKGMDINRRYDLVNGVVEVDGVNNNAANDLVAANDQADDKEEKGVDEFWLTAMKNNKLLSLMIHEQDEDALKYLKDIKWCRINDPVSFKLEFFFDANPYFKNSVLTLVYATFYDDYDFLPNNAIG comes from the exons ATGGGAAGCAATAAGAAAGAGCAGAAAGACGTGTCTGATCTCGGCGTAACCTTACCGGCCGCCGCCGCCG CACATACTGAAGAGGATCTTGCTTGTCTCGTAATCGCTCTAAAG AATAAACTTCGAAACTTATCTGAACGACACTTGGATGTACCTGAGAATTTGACTCCAACAGTTGGGAAAAGAATTGAGCTTTTAAGAGACATTCAG ATAGAACATTATGAGATGGATGCAAAGTTTTTTGAAGAGATAGCAGCATTGGAGTTGAAGTATCAGAAACAGTACGAGACACTATACTCAAAAGGTATGGATATAAATCGT AGATATGATCTGGTGAATGGTGTTGTTGAAGTTGATGGAGTAAATAATAATGCTGCAAATGACCTGGTAGCTGCAAATGACCAGGCAGATGACAAAGAAG AAAAGGGTGTGGATGAGTTTTGGCTAACGGCAATGAAGAACAATAAATTATTGTCACTGATG ATCCATGAACAAGATGAAGATGCTCTCAAATATCTTAAGGATATCAAGTGGTGCAGAATTAACGACCCCGTCAGTTTTAAGCTCGAGTTCTTTTTTGATGCCAATCCATATTTTAAAAACTCGGTTTTGACACTAGTATATGCTACCTTTTATGATGACTATGATTTTCTTCCCAATAATGCAATAGGGTAA